The genomic region CTGGCCGAGAAGGCCGGCGGCGAGCTGCACATCGCCCTGGTGGGCAAGGACCCCGCGAAGGCCGCGGACGAGCTCAAGGGCTATGGCGCCAAGGCCGTACACGTGGGCGCCGCCCCTGAGCTGGAGCACTACCTCGCCGAGACGTACGCCCCGGCGCTCGCCACCCTCGTGCAGGAGCTGAAGGCGGACTACGTGGGCATGGCCGCCACGGCGCAGAGCAAGGACCTGATGCCGCGCCTGGCCGCGCGTCTGCGCGCCGCCATGGCCACGGACGTCATGGGCTTCAACGGCAGCGGGGCCGACGTCACCTTCAGCCGCCCCATGTGGGCCGGCAACGTCTTCGCCGAGGTGAAGCTCACCACGCCGGTGAAGGCGTTCACCCTGCGCGCCACGGAGTTCCCCGCCGCCCAGGGTGGCCAGGGCGCCGCCGAGGTGAAGACCTTCACCCCGAAGGTGGAGGCCTCCAAGACGAAGTTCATCGACTTCAAGGAAGTGAAGAGCGCCCGCCCCGAGCTGACCGAGGCTCGCGTGGTGGTCTCCGGTGGCCGCGGCACCAAGGGCGACTTCAAGGAGATCGAGGCGCTGGCGGACGAGCTGGGCGCCGCGGTGGGCGCGTCCCGCGCGGTGTGCGACGCGGGCTGGGTGCCCAATGACTTGCAGGTCGGCCAGACGGGCAAGGTCGTGGCTCCGGCGCTCTACATCGCGGCCGGCATCAGCGGCGCCATCCAGCACCTGGCGGGCATGAAGAGCTCGAAGACCATCGTCGC from Pyxidicoccus trucidator harbors:
- a CDS encoding electron transfer flavoprotein subunit alpha/FixB family protein, whose protein sequence is MPIVLIIAEQQPDGNLRKATYNAIGAGKQLAEKAGGELHIALVGKDPAKAADELKGYGAKAVHVGAAPELEHYLAETYAPALATLVQELKADYVGMAATAQSKDLMPRLAARLRAAMATDVMGFNGSGADVTFSRPMWAGNVFAEVKLTTPVKAFTLRATEFPAAQGGQGAAEVKTFTPKVEASKTKFIDFKEVKSARPELTEARVVVSGGRGTKGDFKEIEALADELGAAVGASRAVCDAGWVPNDLQVGQTGKVVAPALYIAAGISGAIQHLAGMKSSKTIVAINKDPEAPIFQVADYGIVADLFKVLPELRAELGKLK